One Heyndrickxia oleronia genomic window, TCACTTAATTTCCCCATTACAGGTTGCGCAGCAGCACTAGCCAGATAAAAAACGGAAATTAGCCATGAGGCATCTGCAAAACTTAAAGCAAACTCATGCTGCATTCGTGTTAATGCTACTGAAATCATTGAAGAATTTAACGGATTTAATAATGTGCCTAATCCAATGGTTAAAACGAGTAACCATGGCTTACGTAATGTTTGTGTCATAATTATCACCTAGTCTTAAGATATCCATAAAAATATAGTCAATGCTATCATATTAAAAGAAACAATAATTCTAAAGATTTTTGCTCCTAATGTAAAGGGAATTGGCGATAATTCACTGCTGATTTGTCTTTAAAAATAATATTCTTTACGGTTGAATTGGAATAATAAATTAAAATTCAGCAATCCTATTATTCGACATAGCGGGTCATATAGGTCTATAATTCCGAATGAATTCAATGAAAAGGAGAGATGAACGTGGCTGGTCATCGTTTAGCCCAGAAAAGGCAGATAAACTATTGGATCCAAAAAGAACGAAACTGCTTAATCAAAAAGAAATAATTTCATTACTAGATCTTTCTGATCATGATCGTATTGCAGATCTTGGATCTGGAAATGGATTTTTCACTATTCCGTTTGCTAGAAAAACGGATAATCATGTATTTGCGGTAGACGTTGAGCCTAAAATGCTTGAGTTGTTAAAGGAACGTGCGTTAAAAGAAGGGATAAAGAATATTCAATATGTTCTAAGTGATCTTGAAAATATCCAATTGGATGATGCGAGCGTAGATAAAGCATTTGTTGCCTTCGTTATGCATGAGATAACTAATATGGAGAAAGCTTTAAGTGAATTCAAGCGGATTTTAAGAAAAGATGGGAAATTAATGATTATTGAGTGGGATGCTGTAGAATCACAGATAGGACCACCCATTCATGAAAGAATATCTTCTGATAAAATGCAAAGCTTTTTATTAGACAATGGATTTCATTCCAAGATTGTTTTATTAAATGCTGCAGTTTATGCAGCGATTATAGAGATGAGATAGTGAAAGGATGGTTCAATATGTTTGATTACACAATTGAAACAGATAAAAGTATATCAGAAGCAATTGCAGCCCTCGAGGAGAGCTTGAAGAAGGAGCAATTTGGAGTCTTATCTACATTTGATATGAAGGAAAAGCTGAATGATAAAGGATTAGACTTTTCAATAGAGTTTAAAGTCCTTGAGGTATGTAATCCATATGAAGCTTATCGTGTACTAAGTGAAAATCAAATGGCCGGTTATTTTCTGCCATGTAAAATAGTAGTGTTTGAAGATAATGGGAAAACTAAAATTGGCATGCCTCGACCTACATCACTAATTAGCATGTTACATGATGAAAAGATGCAGCGTTTAGCAGCGGATATTGAGAAACGATTAATACTCTGTATTGATTATTGTAAATAAAATAAAGAAATATATTTTTAGTTGACAATATACCCATATGGGTATATGATTAGTTTTGTTAAGTCATTTTACAAATAAATAGATGATCTTTGAAATAAGGTCATTTTTAATAAAGGCTGTTTTAGTATTTAGTGAAAGCCCAAGTACCTACTTTTAAATTCAACATTCTTACGGAGTTTACTGCTCTTTTCTCAGTGATAGGAAAGGTGGAGCAGCCTTAATAAATAATTTGTGCGAAGGGAGGAAAGGGAATGGAATATAATGATCAAATGAAAAATCGAGTGAAACGCATTGAGGGTCAATTAAGAGGCATTTTAAGAATGATGGAAGAAACGAAAGACTGTAAAGATGTGATTACTCAATTATCCGCTGCAAGAACTGCAATTGATCGAACAATTGGTGTAATCGTAAGTTCTAATCTCGTTGAATGTGTAAAAGAAGCGAATGAAAATAATGGAGACAGTCCTGAGGAATTAATTAAGGAAGCTGTTAATCTACTCGTAAAAAGTAGATAAAGGGTCTGACACCCCTTTTATTTTTAAGGTTCTATATACCTATAGGGGTAATGGTAATTAAAAAGGAGAAGATGTTGTTGAGCTATATAATTTTTGGTGTGATTGTTATTTTTATTGTATTTCGCTTTTTGCCAACAAAGGG contains:
- a CDS encoding class I SAM-dependent methyltransferase; the protein is MNSMKRRDERGWSSFSPEKADKLLDPKRTKLLNQKEIISLLDLSDHDRIADLGSGNGFFTIPFARKTDNHVFAVDVEPKMLELLKERALKEGIKNIQYVLSDLENIQLDDASVDKAFVAFVMHEITNMEKALSEFKRILRKDGKLMIIEWDAVESQIGPPIHERISSDKMQSFLLDNGFHSKIVLLNAAVYAAIIEMR
- a CDS encoding DUF302 domain-containing protein, with the protein product MFDYTIETDKSISEAIAALEESLKKEQFGVLSTFDMKEKLNDKGLDFSIEFKVLEVCNPYEAYRVLSENQMAGYFLPCKIVVFEDNGKTKIGMPRPTSLISMLHDEKMQRLAADIEKRLILCIDYCK
- a CDS encoding metal-sensitive transcriptional regulator codes for the protein MEYNDQMKNRVKRIEGQLRGILRMMEETKDCKDVITQLSAARTAIDRTIGVIVSSNLVECVKEANENNGDSPEELIKEAVNLLVKSR